A single region of the Arthrobacter sp. PAMC25564 genome encodes:
- a CDS encoding lysozyme → MGQLSPLVNGLTRTNVTTQGTWTPSFGVQGLDVSYYQPNVNWQQQWDMGARFAYVKASEGDYYTNPSFGAQYQGSRSVGMIRGAYHFAIPNWSAGSEQASFFVQNGGGWSADGSTLPPVLDIEFNPYAGKTINGVYMGNTCYDMSAAQLTAWVHDFGNTVRALTGRLPMIYTNTSWWKQCTGDPAGFGDYPLWIAAYPGAPSNDAGSIPASWGAYSVWQYSSTGPFAGDSNVWNGDYSSLQKFASDPAKGSFDSLSLVRDTTSAYLNVTGWSVDLSKPWVSTAVAITVTDPGNQTTGYSFLANGYRPDVDSVYGYGPAHGFGSNIQITSSGTYKVCAAAVGTNGNVDLGCKTLQASGVEPPVGSFDGLGQVRTPTSVSLRLTGWAVDRANAQSATFADAYVTDPDGQTTGYRMSAAAARPDVGTATGYGSNHGFDTLIGLNKAGTYHACVYAIGQYYNTSMGCKDIAVGANPEPKGYYDSLRIVQAPGAANLVATGWAFDPTNTGANIPVHVYVQSPDGTNVGTAFTANQPRPDLNSILGIAGDHGFSASLGIKSTGTYTACAYALSVAPLAPGNTPLGCRTIQVTNTPPTSGYLDSASVLSAAGQTSIKTTGWTYDPAVSGSSNPVHVYITYPDGTRQGYAFTANLPRADVNSAVGISGNHGYSTQVPITQRGKYTVCTYGIGIAQFSSGNSSLGCQLVTY, encoded by the coding sequence ATGGGACAACTCTCGCCGCTGGTCAATGGCCTAACCAGAACCAACGTGACAACGCAGGGCACGTGGACGCCCAGCTTTGGTGTCCAGGGTCTTGATGTCAGCTACTACCAGCCCAACGTCAACTGGCAGCAACAGTGGGACATGGGGGCGCGATTCGCCTATGTTAAAGCCAGTGAGGGGGACTATTATACGAACCCTTCCTTTGGAGCCCAATATCAGGGATCCCGGTCTGTCGGCATGATCCGCGGGGCTTATCATTTCGCGATTCCGAATTGGTCCGCAGGGTCGGAGCAGGCAAGCTTCTTCGTGCAAAACGGTGGAGGATGGAGCGCCGACGGCTCGACGCTGCCTCCCGTCCTCGATATTGAGTTCAATCCATACGCGGGCAAAACCATTAATGGCGTCTACATGGGCAACACATGCTACGACATGTCTGCTGCCCAGCTCACTGCGTGGGTCCACGATTTCGGAAACACCGTTCGTGCCCTCACCGGCAGGCTGCCCATGATCTACACAAACACGAGTTGGTGGAAACAGTGCACCGGGGATCCTGCTGGCTTTGGGGACTATCCGCTCTGGATTGCGGCATACCCCGGCGCTCCTTCGAATGATGCCGGAAGCATTCCAGCCAGTTGGGGTGCCTACAGCGTCTGGCAGTACAGCAGCACCGGTCCCTTCGCCGGCGACTCGAACGTGTGGAACGGCGACTACAGTTCGCTGCAGAAGTTTGCGAGCGATCCGGCAAAGGGGTCATTCGATTCGCTCTCGCTGGTGCGGGACACTACTTCGGCATATCTGAACGTTACGGGCTGGTCGGTCGATCTCTCAAAACCATGGGTATCGACTGCCGTCGCCATCACAGTCACGGACCCAGGCAACCAGACAACTGGATATTCATTCCTGGCGAACGGTTATCGGCCGGACGTGGACAGTGTTTACGGCTATGGCCCTGCCCATGGTTTTGGAAGCAACATCCAGATCACATCATCCGGCACCTACAAAGTCTGCGCTGCCGCCGTCGGTACCAATGGAAATGTTGATCTTGGCTGCAAGACATTGCAGGCGAGTGGTGTCGAACCGCCCGTCGGGTCATTCGATGGTTTGGGACAAGTCCGCACCCCAACCAGTGTTTCACTTCGATTGACAGGCTGGGCCGTGGATCGTGCAAATGCTCAATCGGCCACCTTCGCAGATGCCTACGTCACAGACCCGGACGGCCAGACCACCGGATATCGGATGTCGGCCGCCGCGGCCAGGCCGGATGTGGGCACCGCAACGGGCTACGGATCGAATCATGGCTTCGACACGCTGATTGGTCTGAACAAAGCCGGAACATATCACGCCTGCGTCTACGCCATCGGCCAGTATTACAACACCTCAATGGGCTGCAAGGACATAGCGGTTGGAGCCAACCCGGAACCCAAGGGCTACTATGATTCCCTTCGAATCGTCCAAGCGCCAGGGGCAGCCAACCTGGTTGCGACTGGCTGGGCATTTGACCCCACCAACACAGGGGCCAATATCCCCGTCCATGTCTATGTCCAGTCACCGGACGGCACCAATGTCGGCACAGCATTCACTGCCAACCAGCCTCGCCCTGACCTGAACAGCATCCTTGGAATTGCCGGTGACCACGGCTTCAGTGCGTCATTGGGGATAAAAAGTACGGGGACATACACCGCCTGCGCATACGCTCTGTCGGTTGCCCCGCTTGCTCCCGGCAATACACCGCTCGGCTGCCGTACCATCCAGGTGACGAACACACCCCCAACATCGGGATATCTTGACTCCGCCAGCGTTCTCTCGGCAGCGGGTCAAACCAGTATCAAAACGACGGGATGGACTTATGACCCGGCGGTTTCCGGATCATCAAACCCGGTGCATGTCTACATCACTTATCCTGATGGGACTCGCCAAGGCTATGCATTCACGGCAAATCTTCCGCGGGCTGATGTGAACAGCGCCGTTGGTATTTCCGGAAACCACGGGTACTCTACCCAAGTCCCCATCACCCAGCGAGGGAAATACACCGTTTGCACCTACGGCATTGGGATTGCGCAATTCAGCTCAGGTAACTCTTCGCTCGGCTGCCAGCTCGTTACTTACTAA
- a CDS encoding IS1380 family transposase: MQKSTAVFPSPPVSFTGQSLISHAGVSVLTGFMDALGFGRLCEDRLGQFVPSGAKHRPGRLVGSLAAMLAAGGEHASDLDILRSSPGVFGQLPSNATVSRFFERTVANPELFGYGFETLTRELRTRAWDAAGDRNPALAATAADPLIIDLDATLVTSHSDKENVAGTYKGGYGFAPFIASVDYGGGNGSGEILAAMLRPGNAGANSAEDHIRVFHTAAAQLPESFFTEAGALAGEKVLVRTDGAGASRKFLWHLHSLGVQFSTSFALPLGKAHMIDWINDKEHWQLALDQHGNDRNDAWVINATDVIPLTDYPPGTNLFLRAEPLHPGAQPTLLDVDGHRITAFLTNSPRWHGPFLDARHRARGRCENRIKTLKNTGLGKLPFFDFAANQAWANIATLALNLVSWLQLAALPDGHHAKAWDIKRWRYRLFATAGKIITRARRHQLLLPETAPEKDLLKLLLENTARLSKGLVPSTG; encoded by the coding sequence ATGCAGAAGTCTACCGCTGTTTTTCCGTCCCCGCCGGTCAGTTTCACCGGCCAGTCGCTGATCTCCCACGCCGGGGTTTCGGTGCTCACCGGCTTCATGGACGCGCTGGGTTTCGGCAGGCTGTGTGAGGACAGGCTGGGCCAGTTTGTTCCCTCTGGCGCGAAACACCGGCCTGGCCGGCTGGTTGGTTCTTTGGCCGCCATGCTCGCCGCCGGAGGCGAACACGCCTCCGATCTGGACATCCTGCGTTCCTCACCCGGTGTCTTTGGTCAGCTGCCCTCGAACGCGACCGTCTCCCGGTTCTTCGAACGCACCGTGGCGAACCCGGAGCTGTTCGGCTACGGATTCGAGACCCTTACCCGGGAACTGCGCACGCGGGCCTGGGACGCGGCCGGGGACCGGAACCCGGCACTGGCCGCGACGGCTGCGGACCCGCTCATCATCGACCTCGACGCGACCCTGGTGACCTCGCATTCGGATAAGGAGAACGTCGCCGGAACCTACAAGGGCGGCTACGGGTTCGCCCCGTTCATCGCCAGCGTCGACTACGGCGGCGGCAACGGTTCCGGGGAAATCCTCGCCGCAATGCTGAGGCCGGGCAACGCCGGGGCGAACAGCGCCGAGGACCACATCCGGGTCTTCCACACCGCCGCAGCCCAACTGCCCGAGAGCTTCTTCACCGAGGCCGGGGCCCTGGCCGGGGAAAAGGTCCTGGTCCGCACCGACGGTGCCGGCGCCTCGCGGAAATTCCTCTGGCACCTGCACAGCCTGGGCGTGCAGTTCTCCACCAGCTTCGCGCTGCCCTTGGGCAAAGCGCACATGATCGACTGGATCAACGACAAAGAGCACTGGCAGCTGGCCCTGGACCAGCACGGGAACGACCGGAACGATGCGTGGGTCATCAACGCCACCGACGTCATCCCGCTCACCGATTACCCGCCGGGCACCAACCTGTTCCTCCGCGCCGAGCCGCTGCACCCCGGCGCGCAGCCGACCCTGCTCGACGTCGACGGGCACCGGATCACCGCGTTCCTGACCAACTCCCCACGCTGGCACGGACCCTTCCTCGACGCCAGACACCGCGCCCGCGGCCGGTGCGAGAACCGGATCAAAACCCTGAAAAACACCGGCCTGGGCAAGCTGCCGTTCTTCGATTTCGCCGCGAACCAGGCCTGGGCAAACATCGCCACCCTGGCCCTCAACCTGGTCTCCTGGCTCCAGCTCGCCGCCCTCCCGGACGGCCACCACGCCAAAGCCTGGGACATCAAACGCTGGCGCTACCGGCTCTTCGCGACCGCCGGGAAAATCATCACCCGCGCCCGCCGCCACCAGCTCCTGCTCCCGGAAACAGCGCCCGAGAAAGACCTCCTGAAACTGCTTCTGGAGAACACCGCCCGCCTCAGCAAAGGGCTCGTTCCTTCCACCGGCTGA
- a CDS encoding polysaccharide deacetylase family protein: MKTRKTNWAAAAAMGTAALLLATFFNAAVLVQPAHAAAPVIVSLTFDDSHVDQVAAAAYMNSKGLHGTFYVPSGFLNSDPVYMNTAQALALQAAGNEIGGHTVTHPDLTLADTAEQQRQICDDRNSLTALGFRITSFAYPFAASSPAIESVVSACGYNSARGLGDILSQNPDSVGLPPAETIPPADPFLTKAPDQVESTWTLQNLEDLTLKAEPGGGWMQYSFHHIGVAGESLSIPTADFNALIDFLAAEQAAGRVTVKTVDQVIGGAVKPLAANGPTPPAPITSGNLLRNPGFETAGSVVGGPPDCWVPGSYGTNTYTTSTVATGHTGTAATQLVMSAYTSGDAKMLPPLDTGQCSPTVTPGHRYTMSAWYTSTAQTQFELYYRMGQGAWHYWTSSPFVLPATTYTQTSWTSPPVPAGATAMSMALTLSSTGTLVTDDYSLTDGLTTPGAFQPITPARLLDTRTSSGPVAPNGTVSFQVGGVNGIPATVSAVTFNLTVANPTSNGFVTAYASGTTRPNASNVNYAKGQIVPNSVTVPVGTDGKVTLFNASVVGTAQLIADVSGYYLSGTVAAPGAFQPIAPTRFLDTRSPTAPPVAAKGTVSFQVGGVSGIPSSVSAVTFNLTVADAKSDGFVTAYASGSAAVPNASNVNYAAGQIVPNSVTVPVGTDGKVALFNASVGTANLIADVSGYYLAGTPTLPGTFQPVAPTRFLDTRTPTPATPATADGTVSFLIGGANGVPTSASAATFNLTVANPTSFGFITAYASGGTLPNASNVNFAKGQIVPNCVTVPIGADGKVNLYNRSNGTTQLIADVSGYFL; the protein is encoded by the coding sequence GTGAAAACCCGTAAGACGAACTGGGCCGCCGCGGCAGCCATGGGCACGGCAGCACTTCTGCTGGCTACGTTCTTCAACGCTGCGGTCCTGGTCCAGCCTGCCCACGCCGCAGCCCCGGTGATCGTGTCGCTGACCTTTGATGATTCCCACGTGGACCAGGTGGCCGCTGCAGCCTATATGAATTCCAAGGGCCTGCACGGAACGTTCTACGTTCCATCCGGCTTTCTCAATTCCGACCCCGTCTACATGAACACGGCCCAGGCCCTCGCTCTTCAAGCAGCAGGCAATGAGATTGGCGGGCACACCGTCACCCACCCGGATTTGACCTTGGCCGACACCGCTGAGCAGCAGCGGCAAATCTGTGACGACCGCAACAGCCTGACCGCGTTGGGGTTCCGTATCACCAGCTTCGCCTATCCGTTTGCTGCATCAAGTCCGGCAATCGAGAGCGTTGTGTCGGCGTGCGGCTACAACAGCGCGCGGGGCCTGGGTGACATCTTAAGCCAGAACCCTGATTCCGTCGGCCTCCCGCCGGCCGAGACCATCCCGCCGGCAGACCCGTTCCTGACCAAGGCCCCGGACCAGGTCGAGAGCACCTGGACGCTGCAGAACCTGGAGGACCTGACCCTCAAGGCCGAGCCGGGCGGCGGCTGGATGCAGTATTCCTTCCACCACATTGGCGTCGCGGGTGAGTCGCTCAGCATCCCCACGGCAGATTTCAATGCCCTCATCGACTTCCTGGCGGCCGAGCAGGCCGCGGGGCGGGTCACCGTGAAAACGGTGGACCAGGTGATCGGTGGAGCGGTGAAGCCGCTGGCTGCCAACGGGCCGACGCCACCGGCACCCATCACTTCAGGGAACCTGCTCCGCAACCCCGGATTTGAGACGGCGGGTTCCGTGGTCGGCGGCCCCCCGGACTGCTGGGTTCCGGGCTCCTACGGCACCAATACCTACACCACCAGCACCGTGGCGACTGGCCATACGGGTACTGCCGCGACCCAGCTGGTCATGTCCGCCTACACGAGCGGCGATGCCAAAATGCTGCCCCCGCTTGACACCGGGCAGTGCTCACCGACCGTCACTCCGGGTCATCGCTACACGATGTCGGCCTGGTATACCTCAACGGCACAAACCCAGTTCGAACTCTATTACCGGATGGGCCAGGGAGCCTGGCACTATTGGACGTCCAGTCCGTTTGTCCTTCCCGCCACGACCTACACCCAGACCAGCTGGACATCCCCGCCGGTTCCTGCCGGTGCCACCGCCATGTCCATGGCATTGACCCTCAGCAGCACGGGAACGCTCGTCACGGACGACTACAGCCTCACCGATGGCCTGACGACTCCGGGAGCGTTCCAGCCCATCACACCGGCCAGGCTCCTTGACACGCGCACAAGCAGCGGGCCCGTGGCACCCAACGGGACGGTTTCCTTCCAGGTGGGCGGCGTGAACGGCATCCCGGCAACCGTCTCCGCGGTGACTTTCAACCTCACCGTCGCCAACCCGACGTCCAACGGTTTTGTCACGGCATATGCTTCCGGAACCACCCGGCCGAATGCTTCCAACGTGAACTATGCCAAGGGGCAAATTGTCCCCAACAGTGTCACAGTCCCGGTGGGAACGGACGGAAAAGTTACCCTCTTCAACGCCTCCGTGGTGGGAACTGCGCAGCTGATAGCCGACGTCTCTGGCTACTATTTGTCCGGAACGGTGGCCGCTCCTGGTGCATTCCAACCGATCGCGCCGACGAGGTTCCTTGACACCCGCAGCCCCACGGCGCCGCCAGTGGCTGCCAAAGGGACCGTGTCGTTCCAAGTTGGCGGAGTCAGCGGAATCCCGTCAAGCGTCTCAGCAGTTACTTTCAACCTCACTGTGGCCGACGCAAAGTCCGACGGATTCGTCACCGCCTACGCCTCCGGCTCGGCTGCTGTGCCCAATGCGTCCAATGTGAACTATGCCGCCGGGCAGATTGTCCCGAACAGCGTCACCGTCCCGGTGGGAACGGATGGGAAGGTGGCCCTGTTCAACGCCTCCGTCGGCACCGCGAACCTGATCGCGGACGTCTCCGGCTACTATCTCGCCGGCACACCCACACTTCCCGGCACCTTCCAACCGGTCGCGCCTACCAGGTTCCTGGACACACGGACTCCAACACCGGCAACACCGGCAACGGCCGACGGAACCGTATCGTTCCTCATCGGCGGTGCCAACGGTGTCCCCACGTCCGCATCAGCCGCGACGTTCAACCTGACCGTGGCCAACCCGACATCCTTCGGGTTCATCACGGCCTATGCCTCCGGTGGCACACTGCCCAACGCATCCAACGTGAACTTTGCAAAAGGGCAGATTGTTCCCAATTGCGTCACCGTCCCGATCGGGGCCGACGGAAAGGTCAACCTCTACAACAGGTCAAACGGGACAACCCAACTCATCGCGGATGTCTCGGGGTACTTCCTCTGA
- a CDS encoding ATPase, T2SS/T4P/T4SS family, with product MEAVRIIEDEVRELIRRRGLDPLRQAGEVRRLVDAAVSDYDERALLAPLPPIGPLESARRFVYDAVAGFGALQPLLDDPAIEEIWLNAPHEIYVARNGESELTSVSLTDQQVRDLVERMLKSSGRRLDMSSPFVDAALPDGSRLHVVIPDVTRRHWAVNIRKFVVKASRLEHLVELGTLTPQAARFLGAAVASGLNILVSGATQAGKTTMLNCLAASIGTRERVITVEEIFELQFPLRDVVGLQCRQPNLEGEGEIPLRRLVKEALRMRPDRLVVGEVREAERLDMLIALNSGLPGMCTVHANSAHDAVTKICTLPLLAGENISSAFVVPTVASCIDLVVHCSRHANGRRQVTEILSLGRRVENGIIESSMVFAMTDGQLQPKANSMPAAEKFARSGYDVATLLEPH from the coding sequence GTGGAGGCTGTGCGCATTATTGAGGATGAAGTCCGTGAGCTGATCCGTCGGCGGGGTCTGGACCCGCTGCGGCAGGCCGGCGAAGTCCGCCGACTCGTCGATGCAGCGGTCAGCGACTATGACGAGCGGGCCCTCCTGGCGCCGTTGCCTCCTATCGGTCCGCTGGAATCGGCGCGCAGGTTTGTCTACGACGCCGTGGCCGGTTTTGGTGCGTTGCAGCCGCTGCTGGATGATCCCGCGATCGAGGAAATCTGGCTGAACGCCCCGCATGAAATCTATGTGGCCAGAAATGGCGAATCGGAGCTGACCTCCGTCTCGCTCACGGACCAGCAGGTCCGGGACCTGGTGGAGCGCATGCTCAAGAGCTCCGGTCGCCGGCTGGACATGTCCTCCCCGTTCGTCGATGCCGCCCTCCCGGACGGATCCCGGCTCCATGTGGTGATTCCGGACGTGACCCGGCGTCACTGGGCCGTCAACATCCGCAAGTTTGTCGTCAAGGCCAGCAGGCTTGAGCATCTGGTGGAACTGGGCACGCTCACGCCTCAGGCGGCCCGATTCCTCGGTGCCGCCGTGGCGAGCGGGCTTAACATCCTGGTGTCCGGGGCGACGCAGGCGGGGAAGACCACCATGCTGAATTGCCTTGCCGCGAGCATCGGTACCCGCGAGCGCGTCATCACCGTGGAAGAGATATTCGAGTTGCAGTTCCCCCTCCGGGACGTGGTGGGCCTGCAGTGCCGGCAACCGAACCTCGAGGGTGAAGGCGAGATTCCCCTGCGCCGGCTGGTCAAAGAGGCGCTGCGCATGCGGCCCGACCGACTGGTGGTGGGAGAGGTCAGGGAAGCTGAACGCCTGGACATGTTGATTGCCTTGAATTCCGGGCTGCCCGGGATGTGTACCGTCCATGCGAACTCGGCCCACGACGCGGTGACGAAAATCTGTACGCTTCCTTTGCTCGCTGGCGAAAATATCTCCAGTGCCTTCGTTGTCCCCACCGTGGCTTCCTGCATCGACCTTGTCGTTCATTGCAGCCGTCATGCCAACGGGCGCCGACAGGTCACGGAGATCCTGTCACTGGGCCGGAGGGTGGAAAACGGCATTATCGAATCGTCCATGGTCTTCGCGATGACGGATGGCCAGCTGCAGCCCAAGGCCAATTCGATGCCGGCCGCGGAGAAGTTTGCGCGGTCCGGGTATGACGTCGCGACCCTGCTGGAGCCTCATTGA
- a CDS encoding type II secretion system F family protein: protein MAPLLGVLAGSGLLLIWWSAWEQQPPAKAAPRTSRLEDLLRTAGIEKVSALGLLATCLGVGAFTAIAFFAGTRSWPISGCFGLFGSWLPLAIVRWRARKRSAVLRQLWPDVVDHLRSAIRAGLSLPEALIQLADKGPMELRHVFLEFGSDYRSGGQFDPSLTRLKDRLADPVADRIVEALRLTREVGGSDLGRLLGTLAEFLRESARTRSELEARQSWTVNAARLAVAAPWIVLVLLASRPEAVSAYNTPIGAAVLLAGLAVSLFSYAIMLRIGALPEDERVLR from the coding sequence ATGGCGCCGCTTCTGGGGGTTCTGGCCGGTAGCGGTCTCCTGCTGATCTGGTGGTCCGCGTGGGAGCAGCAGCCACCGGCCAAGGCCGCGCCCCGGACCAGCAGGCTGGAGGACCTGCTTCGCACGGCAGGAATAGAAAAGGTCAGTGCACTGGGGCTGCTGGCCACCTGTCTCGGCGTGGGGGCCTTCACTGCCATCGCCTTCTTTGCCGGAACCCGGTCATGGCCGATCTCAGGCTGTTTTGGGCTCTTCGGCAGTTGGTTGCCCCTGGCCATCGTCCGATGGCGTGCCCGAAAGCGTTCAGCAGTCCTGCGGCAGCTCTGGCCCGACGTCGTCGACCACCTCCGGTCGGCCATCAGGGCCGGCCTGTCCTTGCCGGAGGCGCTCATCCAACTGGCGGACAAGGGGCCGATGGAGCTCCGACACGTGTTCCTCGAATTTGGTTCCGACTACCGCTCCGGCGGGCAATTCGATCCTTCCCTGACGCGGCTTAAAGACCGCCTGGCCGACCCTGTCGCGGACCGGATCGTCGAAGCCCTCCGGCTGACCCGGGAGGTAGGCGGTTCCGACCTTGGCCGGCTGTTGGGCACACTCGCCGAATTCCTGAGGGAGAGCGCCCGGACCAGAAGCGAGCTGGAAGCCCGGCAATCGTGGACGGTCAACGCGGCACGGCTCGCCGTTGCGGCACCGTGGATTGTCCTGGTACTGCTGGCGAGCCGCCCGGAAGCAGTGTCGGCCTACAACACGCCAATCGGAGCCGCCGTACTGCTCGCCGGACTCGCCGTATCGCTGTTCTCGTACGCCATCATGCTGCGCATCGGCGCCCTTCCTGAAGACGAGAGGGTACTCCGGTGA
- a CDS encoding type II secretion system F family protein, giving the protein MTGLMAGATVCGVILGGGLWLMLARLPFLRPVTFVDRIHPQLKSHNLESRLLRPAPRNVTAFGPLERILRPVIHDGIASLGRANLGITALNRRLARAGSARSAVDFRAEQLLWAAGGFVLDLGIVVIAGAAGRFSPFAAVVTVLGCAIGGFLLRDYLLGAHIRKRESRMMAEFPSIAELMALAVSAGESATGALDRVCRSASGELSKEFTRVLAETRAGKPLVEALQEFSSRTELGPLIRFVEGMIVAVERGTPLADVLRAQAQDVRDTAKRELMESAGKKEIGMMVPLVFGVLPLTVVFAVFPGLAAISLGL; this is encoded by the coding sequence GTGACAGGGCTCATGGCAGGTGCCACGGTGTGCGGAGTCATCCTCGGCGGCGGCCTCTGGCTGATGCTGGCAAGGCTTCCGTTCCTGCGCCCGGTCACTTTCGTCGACCGCATCCATCCTCAACTCAAGTCCCACAACCTGGAATCCAGGCTACTGCGCCCCGCGCCCAGAAACGTCACGGCCTTTGGGCCGCTGGAACGTATTCTTCGCCCCGTGATCCATGACGGAATCGCGTCGCTTGGCAGGGCCAACCTCGGCATCACGGCTCTGAACCGGCGTCTTGCCCGAGCAGGCAGCGCAAGGTCGGCCGTGGATTTCCGTGCAGAGCAACTCCTGTGGGCCGCCGGAGGCTTTGTACTGGATCTCGGCATCGTGGTGATCGCCGGCGCCGCAGGACGGTTCAGCCCGTTCGCCGCAGTGGTGACTGTGCTGGGCTGTGCCATCGGCGGCTTCCTGCTGAGGGATTATCTGCTGGGTGCCCACATCAGGAAGCGCGAATCCCGCATGATGGCGGAGTTCCCCAGTATCGCGGAACTGATGGCACTTGCGGTCAGTGCCGGGGAGAGTGCCACGGGCGCGCTGGACAGGGTCTGCCGCAGTGCAAGCGGCGAACTGTCAAAGGAGTTCACCCGCGTGCTTGCCGAAACCCGGGCAGGGAAGCCCTTGGTCGAGGCATTGCAGGAGTTCTCCTCCCGGACCGAGCTCGGCCCGCTGATCCGCTTCGTCGAGGGAATGATCGTGGCGGTCGAGCGCGGGACACCGCTCGCCGATGTGCTGAGGGCACAGGCCCAGGACGTGAGGGATACGGCGAAGCGCGAGCTGATGGAGTCCGCCGGGAAGAAGGAGATCGGAATGATGGTGCCGCTCGTTTTTGGAGTGCTGCCGCTCACTGTCGTCTTCGCCGTTTTCCCGGGTCTGGCCGCCATCAGCCTGGGACTGTGA
- a CDS encoding TadE/TadG family type IV pilus assembly protein has product MFFLAVVQLALVLHIRNTLIDAAASGARYGTLADRNAGDARARTAQLIGAALNPDFARDVVTVESTYQGIRTLAVTVRAPLPVIGLIGPGALLEVTGHAAIQP; this is encoded by the coding sequence ATGTTCTTCCTTGCCGTCGTCCAGTTGGCCCTGGTCCTCCATATCCGGAACACGCTGATCGACGCCGCTGCCTCCGGTGCCAGATACGGCACGCTCGCGGACCGCAACGCCGGCGATGCCCGCGCCAGGACGGCACAGCTGATTGGCGCAGCCCTGAATCCCGACTTCGCCAGGGACGTGGTCACCGTTGAATCCACGTACCAGGGGATCCGCACCCTGGCGGTGACCGTCCGAGCCCCGCTGCCAGTGATCGGGCTGATCGGTCCCGGTGCGCTGCTGGAGGTGACCGGCCATGCGGCCATTCAGCCATGA
- a CDS encoding pilus assembly protein TadG-related protein yields MRPRRENVRCPRRAAHRHEGKREGNKGFGGDSTEDGQLAVLIIGYVLVALLVTSVVIAASSVYIEHKKLLSMADGASVAAADSFTLGQLESAGGTPTAVLSAGRVHSAAVDYLNRNAAFTRFGGLAVTPATGSPDGSTAVVVLSAAVHPPVVNFLVPDGIRIEASSTARSRLTR; encoded by the coding sequence ATGAGACCCCGCCGCGAAAACGTCCGGTGCCCGCGCAGGGCAGCCCATCGTCATGAAGGGAAACGCGAAGGGAATAAGGGCTTCGGCGGGGACAGCACGGAAGACGGCCAGCTGGCCGTGCTGATCATCGGCTATGTCCTTGTGGCCCTGCTTGTCACCTCCGTCGTGATAGCCGCGTCCAGCGTCTATATCGAGCACAAGAAGCTGCTCTCGATGGCGGACGGCGCATCCGTGGCCGCGGCGGACAGCTTCACTCTCGGTCAGCTCGAAAGTGCCGGCGGCACCCCCACCGCAGTCCTCAGTGCCGGGCGGGTCCACAGCGCCGCCGTCGACTACCTGAATCGAAACGCTGCATTCACGCGGTTCGGCGGCCTTGCCGTCACTCCGGCCACCGGGAGTCCGGACGGCTCCACCGCCGTCGTGGTCCTGAGCGCCGCCGTCCACCCACCGGTGGTCAACTTCCTCGTCCCTGATGGCATCAGGATTGAGGCAAGCTCGACGGCGCGCTCGCGGCTGACCCGTTGA